The Tripterygium wilfordii isolate XIE 37 chromosome 21, ASM1340144v1, whole genome shotgun sequence genome segment GGATCTGCTGGGTCAGAGTTGTATGGGTCACCAGAAACTACCTTGATTTCGGGAAGTAAATCAACCAAGGATCTAACAGTTGTAGATTTCCCCGTTCCCCTATCACCCATGATCATAACACCACCAATCTTAGGATCAATCACATTTAACAGAAGACATAGTTTCATCTCATCCTGACCTACAATTGCAGCAAATGGATATACAGGCCTCTGGCTCTTTTTAGAAGCAAGTTTCTGGGCCTGACAATCAAAGTTCACAAACATTACTTGCTTTATtcaaatctgttttttttttttttttttctccttacaTTTTGCTGTATGCATTCTCTTCTGAACAAGTTCCTTCTTGACAAAATACCATTGAATTGGCTTTAACATTTTTGCATAAATCTCTATTTTAGATGTAAATGTCATAATATCTTGATGAAAAGCTTCCAACCAGTATCTTGAATGTACTACCCAAAATATCCAGCCAGACAACGCAACAATTTTTCACATTAATCAACCACAGAACTATATTTTGCATCAAAAACTAGAACATTGAAATCAAAAAATATTACAATagataattaaaataaacattACACACCTGCTCAACAGAGTTGGTTTCCGTAGCAACATTGGTAACTGCAACACGAAACTGAGACCTCCCCTTCTTACCATGAATCCCAATTCCTCCGTAGAACTTCTTCCCATAGCTCTGCCCTGACAAAATCACAAAACACCAGCATCGCTACAGTACACTATACAACACTAGAAACCCCAAGCCCACCATTCTTCAcccaaaaaggaaagaaaaccctaaaaccccagaAAATCTAGACTTCAAGCAAATAAACGCCCTAAAAGCAAAAAAAGTAACTGGGTGTATCCCAAACGTAACCCAATTAGGGAACAGTAAACCCAAGAATTGGTATGAAGAAACAGAGAACTTGTAATATTAATTTAGAATATACCTGGAATTAAGGAGAGTGAGGGGAAGGCTGGTTTAGAGGAGGGAGAAGAGACGAGTTGAGAAGCGAAGCTCGCCGTCGAGGAGGTTCCCAGTACGGACGCCATGTCTGGTTTTCTGGTAATTGATGATAtgtatttaataatttaacGCTTTTGAGTTTTAAAGGTTCAAATGGTTTTCTATTGCTTCGCCAGCTTAGGGGATAAAGTGGATGGATTTTCAAGTCCCTTGTTTGTTTCTATGCCTCTGCTTTCGAGTTTCGGTCCTCGACTCTTATCACACTCGCATATAGTGTAGTATACAAAATAATTAACCAATTAATAAGGAAATTGATTGCCCACGTTTATATAAAATGAATTACTGTTCATATAAGTAATTTATGATCATTGTAAATTTAAAGATTACTCataataatttgttttgagTAAATTACTTGAGGTAATATTTTTGAACCAGATGCTTAATGAATTAAGGTTACTTTAGTTTAGCACAATCAAAATGTTATCTTCGAAACACTCGAGATACTTGTTGAGAAAATGTTATCTTTGATACACTCGAGACACTAGTTGAGAAGTAAGACTGATGTGTATTATCTTAGTAATTAGGGTTCGAATCCTTCAtctcccgtttcaaaaaaaagaagaagttatcTTTCATAATTTAAATCTGAAGAATTGAAGAGCTTATTATTAATATGTTGATGGTAATTTTCCCTTAATTCAGGCAACATACATGATAAGAAGTTCAAACATATTTATTTGTTCTTATGATTATGCAGACTTGAAAACTTTCTACGAGCACAGCAATGTCCAACTACAACAGGCTCATTAAAGATTATAAGAGGTGATCAAACTCTTGGTTACTGaacttctccatctctttcttAAAAGCAGGCATGGCAGTCTCTCTCAAATTCACCAAAACCTTGAACCCATTCTTCTTGCCAGCATTTGCAGAAGAATAAGGCAAGAAATAGCAAGGTTCAACACTCCCAAGCAGGTGCTTTGAGAGTGGCAATACAGTCACAGGACCTCCCCATCCAAAATCAACACTTGAATGGCCCAAGTGTCTCCAATCTGTGAATCCACTCACTCCTTTTCCTGCTGTGATTCCATCACCATAATGAATCTCCTGGAAGTCAATAAAAGAGCGAACGTATTCATCGGTTGCATTACTCTTGCTCTTCTTGATTAGCTCGACTGTTCTCCAAATGGGTTGCTCTAGTAGTTCTTTCACACTAAGTTGCACATATATTGCAACACAGCCATTACCCCAATAACCCACCGGTAATGGTGGCTTCACGGTTCTGCGTATGTTCATTGAATACGCAAACTTCACCTTCTCATCACCTGGAGATCCTGATGCTTTAACCCTGTTAAATCAAATGTTAAAGTAAATTCAAGATATGAACCCAATGTTTAATTCAAGATCTGAACTTACTTGGCCCTCCATATAAATGCACCTAGAGCCTCAAAAGTGGTGAAGCTTGATCCACAATGCTCGAACAGCAATTTTTTGAACCGGTCCAGATACTCCTCCATCACATTGAAACACTCACTAACGACCGGACCAATGTCCTGATTGTAGGGTTCAAACCCCTTCTCTAAACTTAAGAACTCCTGTGCCGGAGCTTGTACCTGGGGCGGGTCTCTTGGCCCTAGTAAACTTGCCCGATCCCAAATTGGCTCAATTGATATCTTACTTGCTCCGCGGGCCAATTCTGCGACCGCATTGAAAAACTGGGTCGCCCCGAGCCCATCACACAGGGCGTGGTGTATAGCCGCTCCAAGGCAAAATCCTCCGCACTTGAACACCGTCAC includes the following:
- the LOC119988029 gene encoding 3'-N-debenzoyl-2'-deoxytaxol N-benzoyltransferase, whose amino-acid sequence is MEVNVKETALVLPSTPPFNRDHVLPLSHLDNDPNMNVIFRYLRVYVSTDTVTTSHPFHVISASLSSALLHYFPLAATLRRRDLGRRLELFCSAGQAVPLINASANCTLESVHYLDDLDPHFVERLVPNPDPVEAMVNPCILQVTVFKCGGFCLGAAIHHALCDGLGATQFFNAVAELARGASKISIEPIWDRASLLGPRDPPQVQAPAQEFLSLEKGFEPYNQDIGPVVSECFNVMEEYLDRFKKLLFEHCGSSFTTFEALGAFIWRAKVKASGSPGDEKVKFAYSMNIRRTVKPPLPVGYWGNGCVAIYVQLSVKELLEQPIWRTVELIKKSKSNATDEYVRSFIDFQEIHYGDGITAGKGVSGFTDWRHLGHSSVDFGWGGPVTVLPLSKHLLGSVEPCYFLPYSSANAGKKNGFKVLVNLRETAMPAFKKEMEKFSNQEFDHLL